The sequence below is a genomic window from Ignavibacteriales bacterium.
TCCCCGCATATGGGTAAAAGCTGGTTGTGGGAAACAAGCGGTCATCTTGGATTTTATAAAGACAGTATGTACTCAGGTATGAAGGTAGATGAACAGGACTATTTCATCAAACCTATGAATTGTCCTTTTCATATTATGATTTATAAATCCCAGCTAAGATCCTATCGCGATCTTCCATTACGCTGGGCTGAACTTGGTACGGTTTACAGGTATGAAAAAAGCGGAGTTCTTCATGGACTCTTGCGGGTTAGAGGTTTTACCCAGGATGATGCACACATTTTCTGTACTCATGAACAGATTGAATCAGAGATTGTTGAAGTTGTACGATTCGCGATGATGGTTTGGAAAACATTCGGTTTTAGTCAATTAAAGTTTTATGTATCAACAAAACCTGAAAAAGCTGTAGGTGATGATTCACTTTGGCAGAAAGCAACCGCATCACTAAAAAGTGCTCTGGATAAAGAAGGGTTGCCTTACGAAGTTGATGAAGGCGGCGGCGCATTCTATGGACCAAAGATAGATATTAAAATTAAAGATGCGTTGGGTCGTGAATGGCAGATGAGTACAGTTCAGTTTGATTTTAATATGTCAGAAAGATTCGGCATCACTTACATTGGTGAAGATGGAAAAGAACACAGACCGTTTATGGTTCATCGTGCTTTGTTAGGTTCAATTGAAAGATTTTTTGGAGTTTTGATTGAACATTTCGGCGGGGCGTTCCCTGCATGGTTAGCACCGGTTCAGGCAGCAGTTATTCCGGTTTCACAAAATTTTATTAATTTTGCCGAGCAGGTTCGCCAAGAATTGCACAGAAATAATATCAGGGTCGAACTTGACAGGCGAAACGAAAAGATTGGATACAAGATCAGGGATTGGGAAACAAATAAAGTCCCTTACATGTTAGTTGTCGGTGAGAAGGAACAAAATTCAAATTCAGTTTCGGTTCGTCAGCATAAGAAGGGAGACATCGGTTCTCTTTCAATTGCTGATTTTGTAAAACAACTTACAGAAGAAATTAAAAATAAAATTTAAATAACATCAGAGAGGTTTTTTATCGCTCAAAAAGATAGTATAAGAGTTAATGAGGAAATCAAGGCGTCTAAAGTACGCTTGA
It includes:
- the thrS gene encoding threonine--tRNA ligase; the protein is MDKIIITFPDGKSSEFNKGTTGYQIAQSISQRLADEALAVEVNGFVKDLNCSINQNSVVKFLTFDDEKGKEVYWHSTSHLMAHAVQSIYPEAKFGVGPAIDSGFYYDIDINSALTEDDLRKIEDRMNEISKQDHSFDRKELSKSDAINFFQKKGDNYKLEILSELDENSEVISIYNEGDFTDLCTGPHLPSAGKIKYVKLLNISGSYWRGDEHNKQLQRIYGISFPKKKMLDDHLLFLEEAKKRDHRKLGKQLDLFSIHEEAGAGLIYWHPKGARIRLEIENFWREAHLQNGYELLYSPHMGKSWLWETSGHLGFYKDSMYSGMKVDEQDYFIKPMNCPFHIMIYKSQLRSYRDLPLRWAELGTVYRYEKSGVLHGLLRVRGFTQDDAHIFCTHEQIESEIVEVVRFAMMVWKTFGFSQLKFYVSTKPEKAVGDDSLWQKATASLKSALDKEGLPYEVDEGGGAFYGPKIDIKIKDALGREWQMSTVQFDFNMSERFGITYIGEDGKEHRPFMVHRALLGSIERFFGVLIEHFGGAFPAWLAPVQAAVIPVSQNFINFAEQVRQELHRNNIRVELDRRNEKIGYKIRDWETNKVPYMLVVGEKEQNSNSVSVRQHKKGDIGSLSIADFVKQLTEEIKNKI